The nucleotide window tgctgatttttaccGCACGTTacctaaaaaattccaacttactctCTTACAatccgtgcgtccaccgcaatcagtttgtgaaaatttgtcatagctttcctcaaaaataaacattttatcggaggtaATTTCGCagctctcgaattttcatacggcgttttcccttagcacggcagcgttgatGTTGGCTTGTGCTGGAGATTAGCGATCATTCCCTCaacagggtgatccaaatgTCCCACACCACCCTTAAAACTTGTAGGGTCCTTGCTCCTTTTCAGGGCGGTCCCGTAATAGTttcgttgggggggggggcagaagtTGTTTCCTTTGACCTTtgatactcacaaaatttcaagtcttcaTCTCAATCTGTTCAAAAGACACGGAAAAAAGCACTACCTGCCTGAGCTGAGCACTTCTCTCACCTAAGTCTTGCACTGATACTCAGTATTACTGAGTAGGTATTAATGAGTAATACTATAGTCAGTAATGCTGAGTATCAGTAAATAATACTATAGTCAATACTGAGTATGAGTAAGTTATACTATAGTCAGTAATACTGAAAACCTCTGAGACTTAGAgctatttttactctaattgaaaattttggaactttttggcccTGCTTTCCCCACGAAATAGTGTAGATGACAGTACACTCAGTAtttttttaccaccttgtttgttcaaaagttacaggggtgacGCCTGGTTCTGGTGGGCgcgacttttggatcacccttcACAACTTAATAGTAAGTTGACGGATCTGAACGAGAGAAGTCTGTATGCATTgggagtttttttttggggggggggggaactttAATTTCTGTTTGTTGATGAGAGAGAAACCGAGCCGCATCAAATATTGCCATTTAAtggggcaatttaaatttttacatgaaaacggctgtgccaatttttgtgcaaatttcagtgaattttctgcatagcacgaagcatatttcttaaaattttcaaaggaatccgcacaaacgttctctagtaaacaattaaattgtccagttaaatttggtaacAGGTggtgtagcttggttcctttctgctaaacgcgatccaaatacGATCTTAAAAGTGTCTaatcatttttatcaattttctacGATATCAGGCTCGAAGCGAACTCCGGTGTTGTCGACGCGGAGAACTCAACGAAGCGTTGGCTGATGATCTTCGACGCTCTGTTGCTGGAGCAAGACCGACTGACCAACTACATCATCGTCGTCGACTACCGCAACGTCCGCTACTCCCTCTTCCTCAAGATTCTCATCGTCCTCAAACCGGCCCTCGAGATCCTCTTCAACGCCTTCACCGGCCGCGTGTGCGCCCTGCACTACATCCACGCCTCCCCGCTTGCCTACCGGGCCACCGAGTTCCTCAAGCTCAACTTCCCCAAGAGGTACATGGACAGGATCTACACCCATGGTGACGATTACGGAACGCTGAGGGCACTTGTCGATGAGAGGATCCTGTGTAAGGATCTTGGTGGCCGAGGACCAAGTTTCGTCGAAATGGAAGGTAAGGTATCTGCATTGAGTACGTAGAGTCGTATGAATAATACCGGGGTgatccacactgagaaaaaaaaaatggtagaatttaccattccttcacgctgtatttcacaaagcgtgaattcaaagtcgatttcgccagaggaatggttacctttACCAGTATATAGTGACGTTTACCTTTCCTCTGGAAGAATTGACTCtgaaattgacgctgtgtgaaacacagcgtgaaggaatggtaagttctaccaatcttttttttcagtacagggttaaacggccaggcTGC belongs to Bemisia tabaci chromosome 6, PGI_BMITA_v3 and includes:
- the LOC109038600 gene encoding uncharacterized protein, coding for MIFDALLLEQDRLTNYIIVVDYRNVRYSLFLKILIVLKPALEILFNAFTGRVCALHYIHASPLAYRATEFLKLNFPKRYMDRIYTHGDDYGTLRALVDERILCKDLGGRGPSFVEMEEYTQQLLERHKEWFQEQNDICSNESLRRREPDETEEIHGSFRKLAID